TGCCTGCCAGTGTCCGTGTGCGTCGCATGTGCGTCTCCTTCGTGTGCTGTGTGTGCAGGGTCTGTGGTGGGGATCAGTGCGTGAGGAGCTTCGAGAGGAAGTCCTTGGCGCGGTCGCTCGACGGATTCGTGAAGAACTCCTCGGGAGTCGCCTCCTCCACGATCCGCCCGTCCGCCATGAAGACGACGCGGTCGGCGGCCTTGCGGGCGAATCCCATCTCGTGGGTGACGACGATCATCGTCATGCCCTCGTGCGCGAGGTCGACCATGACGTCGAGGACCTCGTTGATCATCTCGGGGTCCAGCGCGCTGGTGGGCTCGTCGAAGAGCATGACCTTGGGATGCATGGCGAGCGCGCGGGCGATCGCCACACGCTGCTGCTGGCCGCCCGACAGCTGGGCCGGGAGCTTGGACGCCTGCTTGGCGATGCCGACGCGTTCGAGGAGGGCCATCGCCTCCTTCTCGGCATCCGCCTTCTTGAGGCCGCGGACCTTGATCGGACCGAGCGTCACGTTCTCGAGGATCGTGAGGTGCGCGAACAGGTTGAACGACTGGAACACCATGCCGACATCGGCGCGCAGGTTCGCGAGCCCCTTGCCTTCGGCGGGGAGTTCCTTGCCGTCGATGCGGATCGACCCGCTCGTGATCGTCTCGAGACGGTTGATCGTGCGGCACAGGGTCGACTTGCCCGACCCGGACGGGCCGATCACGACGACGACCTCGCCGGAGTTCACCGTCAGATCGATGTCGGTCAGTGCCTGGAAGTCGCCGTAGTGCTTCTGCACGTTCTTTACCACGACGAGGGCTGTACCTGAGGTCATCATTTCTCCAAACTAGCCACGTGGTCTTGATCGTTCCAGACAATCGAGCCGAGATTTACACGTTCGTAATGCCGATGGCGAAGTGAGTCTTCGCGGCTGCACAGGCGTTCCGCGACCCGTCCCTCACGGGCCGCGGAACCCCCACGGCTGCTGCGCCGTTCCCCCGAATGGCGCAGATCAGCGAGCGCCCGACCGGGCCTGATCACGAGGGTTTCGAGGGAGGGAGAACACCGTCGCCGTGATGTGCGGCACGAACTCATGGGCATCGGGATTCTCCGTCGAATCGAGCGTGATCGACCTCACACTGGCAGAGCCCGGCGTCGCGTTGAGACTTCTTGAGGGTTTCTTGAGGAGCGGTCGCGGAGCGGGTGTGCAGCGACTCAGCGCCTCAGCACCCGTACGTCATCGTCGGGTGTCGCGGTAGAACGCGACCGCACCGGGGTGCAGCTCGACCGGCGCGGTGAAGATCGCCTGGCGCCGGTTCAACAGCGCCGCAGCCGGCACCTCGGCCGCCATCCGGGATCGGGAGTCGAACAGCACCACCAGGATGTCGCGCACCACGTCATCGGGGGTGGACGCCGCCGTGATCAGATAGTTCGGCACCGCCATCGTCGGCGATGACTCGGTGAGCCCGTAGGTGCCCGCGGGGAAATCCGCCGGACGATAGGCGTCGGAGTACCGGCTGTTGACCGCGTTCACCCACTCCTGCTCGACGGGCAGAAGCCGCACGGGAAGATCGGTCGCGAGCTCCTGGATGCCGGGGGTGGGCAGACCACCGACCCAGAAGAAGCCGTCGATCTCGGCGCGCTCCATCGCGCTGATGGACTCCTGCAGATCCAATTGAGGATTCTGCACCGTGGAGGAGTCGACACCGGCGGCATCCAGCACACGGCTCGCGATGACGTTCACCCCGGAGTTCTCCGCCCCGAGCGAGACGCGTTTGCCGGCGAGGTCTGTGATCCCCTCCACATCCGAGTCCGCCCGCACGACGACGTGCAGATACTCGTCGTACAGCCGCGCGAGCGCGCGCACGGCGATGGGCTCGTCGAATGCCCCGGCGCCGGCGACGGCATCCGCCGCGGCATCCCCCTGCGCGAATCCGAGAACGGCATCGCCAGAGCCGATGCGCAGCAGATTCTCGACGGAACCGTTCGTCTCCTCGGAGACCGCATCGATCCCCAGGTTCTGTGACAGCTCATCGGCGAGGTGCGTGCCGTAGTCGAAGTAGACCCCCGTCGTGCCACCGCTGGCGATCTCGTAGGTCTGGCCGCTCCATTCGCTCGCGCGTTGCGAGCACGCGCCCAGCATCGCGATCACGGCGACGCACACGGTCGCGGCGAGGATCCGCACAGCGCGCCTCATCCTGCTGCCCCGTCCGCGACGCGGAGAGAGATCATCAGACCGCCGCCTTCCGGGGACGACACCGTCAGCTCGCCCCCGATGGAGGCGAGCAGGTCGGTCGCGATGGCGAGTCCGAGCCCCGATCCGGGGGTGTCACCGCTGTCGGCGCTGCGCCAGAAGCGATCCGTCGCGGAGTCGACCTCGTCGGCAGGCAGCCCGGGACCGTGATCGCGCACCGTGATCTCACCGGCGCCGCCCGCGCGGCGGGCTCCGATGTCGACCACCGCCCCGTCGGGAGAGAACTTCACCGCGTTGTCGATCACCGCATCCAGGGCGCTCTCGACGATCGTGCGATCGGTGACGCTCATGACCGCACCGTCCGCAGCGACCCGGAACACGATTCCCCGCTGCCCCGCCACGTCGCGCCAGGCGTCTGCGCGGTGGGAGACCATGAGCGCCAGATCGACGGCGGAGAACATCGAATCGGCCTGCCCCCGGCGCGCGAGGCCGAGCAGCGTCTCGAGGATGCGCGCCATGCGTCGTCCCTCTTCCCTCGTCTCCTCCACGTCGTCCTCCCATTCGGGGCCGAGCCCTGTGGAGAGATGTTCCACGCGCAGGAGGAGGGCATTGAGGGGATTGCGCAGCTCGTGCGACGCGTTCATCGCGAACTCCTGCTGCCGGGTGAGGACGCGCTCGATCTCCTCCGCCATGTCGTTGAACACGCGGGTCATGCGTCGGAGCTCCGGCGGGCCGGTGTCCTCCGACACACGCGCATCCATCTCACCGCGCTCGATCGCGATCATCGCCTCGTCGAGGCGCCGCACCGGCGAGAGCACCCAGCGTGCGAGCTGGAACACCAGGAGCACTCCGAGCGCGATCGACACGACCGCGATCGCCGTCAGCACCAGTGCCTGCTGAAGGATCGCGGCGCGCGGCGCCTCCACATCGGCGGTGATCATCACGGCGCCGATCACGTCACCGTCGTCGAGCACCGGCTCCACGACCGCGGCATCCGGGATGATCCACGGCAGGGCGGGTTCCGGTGCCTCGGCACGGCGCCCAGACAGGGCGAGTCGTACCCGCTCGGACTGGTCTTCGTCGAGCACCTCGACCGCCGGGTCGCTCGTCGCCCAGATCGCACCGGACAGGTCGAAGACCACCACCTCGATCCCGTAGACCGCCTGGAACCGCCGCGCCTCCCCCTCCACGACCGTCTCGCTTCCCGAACGCAGAGCCTGCCGGGCGCTGGTCACGAAATACCCGAGGTCGGCGAACTGCTCGGTGTACAGCTCCTGCTGGATGCTGCGCGCCGCGCTCAGCCCCGTCGCGCCGCCCAGGGAGAGCAGGATCGCGATCAGGGGCACGAGGAAGACGATGACCAGTCGGTTGCGCATCGCTCAGGCGCCCGCCAACCGGTATCCGACTCCGCGGACCGTCTCGACGAGCGCCCGCTCACCGGTCTTGCGTCGAATCGCACCGATGTGCACCTCGAGCGAGTGGCCGAAGCCCCTCCAGTCGGTGTTCCAGACCTCACGGATGAGACGCTCCTTCGGCACCGCGACGCCGGGATAGCGCGCGAGCACCGCCACGATGTCGAACTCCTTGCGTGTGAGCTCCACCGGCACATCGTCGACGAGCAGCTGGCGCCCGACCAGATCGACCTGAACCGCCCCTCCCAGCACGCTGACCCTGGCATCGGAGTCGGGTCGCACGGCTCGCGATCGCCGCGTGACCGCCTCGATCCGGGCGAGCAGCTCGTGCACGTCGTAGGGCTTCACGACGAAGTCATCCGCCCCGGCGCGCAGGCCCTTGATGCGCTCCGTGACCTGGCTGCGCGCCGTGACGACCACGATCGGCACGTCGGAGCGTGCCCGGATGCGGCGGCACAGATCGATTCCGTCGACGTCGGGGAGGCCCAGATCGAGCAGCACGACCTCGGTGTCCGCGTCGATGAGATCGAGCGCGGAGGCGCCGTCGGCGGCACGCACGGTCGCGTATCCGGAACGCGCCAGGAACGCGTCGAGAGCCGCGGCGACGCGTTCGTCGTCCTCCACGATCAGAATCCTCATCGACCCTGTCCCCCGTCCGCGGATCAGCCCGCGGCAGCGCGCTGCGCGAAGGCGCTCTCGTACAGGCAGACGCTGGCGGCGGTCGCCAGGTTCAACGACTCCGCGCGCCCGAAGATGGGGAGCTTGAGCACCCGATCCGCCAGGTCGAGAGCCTCATCCTCGAGCCCGCGCGCCTCGTTGCCGAAGAGCCACGCTGTGGGTTCCGCGAGCACTCCCTCGGCGCGGGCCGCGAGCAGGTCGTCACCCTTCACATCGGCGGCGAGGATGCGGAGCCCGGCCTCATGCGCACGGTCGATGACATCGGAGAGATCTCCTGCCACGGAGACGGGCAGATGGAACATCGACCCTGTCGTGGCCCGCACGACCTTGGGGTTGTACGGATCGACGGTACGACCGGTCAGCACCACCGCGTCCGCACCGGCGGCATCCGCCGCGCGGATGATGGTGCCGAGGTTTCCCGGGTCGCGGATCTCCTCGCAGATCGCGACCAGACGAGGACCGGCCGCGAAGATGTCGCGAACGGATGTCGGCGTCTGCCGCACGACCGCCACGAGACCCTGCGGGGTGACGGTGTCGGCCATCGCGTTGAGCACGTACTCGGTCACGAACTCGACGTGCACATCGGCCGTGGCGGCATTCGCACGGATATCGGGATGCCGGTCCCAACCGGCCGGGGTCGCGAACAACTCGACGATCGCCTCGGGGCGGTACATCAGCGCCTCGCGCACGGCCTGCGGTCCTTCGAGAAGGAACAGGCCGGTCTCGGTTCGCGCGCTGCGCTTGGTCAGCTTCGCGACAGCACGGACTCGGGGGGACCGGGGGTTCTCCAGCACGTTGACAGTCTAGAAGGCGTCACGTCCCGGAAACGACACAGGGCGCCCTCCCGAAGGAGAGCGCCCTGTGGAGAAGAGATGCTTACGCAGCCGACTTCGGTGCGTTGACGTCGGAGGGCAGAGCCTTCTTCGCCGTCTCGACCAGCGTCGTGAACGTGGCAGCGTCGTTGACCGCGAGGTCGGCGAGCATGCGACGGTCTACCGTGACACCCGCGAGGCCGAGGCCCTGGATGAGGCGGTTGTACGTCATGCCGTTCTGGCGTGCAGCGGCGTTGATGCGCTGGATCCAGAGGCGACGGAAGTCACCCTTGCGCTTGCGACGGTCCCGGTACGAGTAGACCAGGGAGTGGATGACCTGCTCTTTGGCCTTACGGTACAGGCGCGAACGCTGACCGCGGTAACCCTTTGCGCGCTCGAGGATGACCCGACGCTTCTTGTGGGCGTTTACTGCCCGCTTGACTCTTGCCATTTTCCTGTGTTCCTATTCGTGCGTCGGGCGCGTCAGCGGCCGAGAAGCTTCTTGGCGACCTTGGTGTCAGCCTTCGACAGCACCTGGTCCTGGTTCAGACGACGGGTGCGACGGCTCGACTTGTGCTCGAGGTTGTGGCGCATCCCGGCCTGCTGCTTCTTCAGCTTTCCGCTGCCGGTGATCTTGAAGCGCTTCTTAGCACCCGAGTGGGTCTTCTGCTTCGGCATCTTCTCTTCCTTCGTCATGCGCCTTCTCAGGCGACGTTGTCAACCCGCGGTGCGGGAGTATGTGGGCGGGTGTTACTCCGCGGGAGCCTCAGCCGGAGCATCCGACTTGGCGTCGCGAGCAGCCTGCTTCTTGTCAGCGCGCTGGGCATCGCGCACGGCGTTCTGCTCCTGCTTCGCCTCGGACTTGCTCTTCAGCGGTGCGACGACCATGACCATGTTGCGACCGTCGATGGTCGGGTTCGACTCGACGGTGCCGAGCTCTGCGACGTCCTCCGCGAACTTGCGGAGCAGACGCACGCCCTGCTCGGGACGCGACTGCTCGCGACCGCGGAACAGGATCATCGCCTTGACCTTGTCGCCGGCCTTGAGGAAGCCCTCGGCGCGCTTGAGCTTCGTCGTGTAGTCGTGCGCCTCGATCTTCAGACGGAACCGCACCTCTTTGAGGATGGTGTTCGCCTGGTTGCGACGCGCTTCCTTCTCCTTCTGGGCGGCCTCGTACTTGAACTTGCCGTAGTCCATGATCTTGACCACGGGCGGCTTCGAGTTGGGGGCAACCTCGACGAGGTCGAGGTCGGCTTCCTGCGCAAGGCGCAGCGCCGCCTCGATGCGGACGACGCCGATCTGCTCACCCGCAGGGCCCACGAGGCGGACCTCGGGGACGCGGATGCGCTCATTGGTGCGGGGATCGCTGATGCGGAACTCCTTAGACGATGTGTTTCGGCCACCGCGATGCTCTCTGCATCACGGGCGAAATCGGAATCGCCCCCCACCCGCCGGCATTCAGACGCCGGCTCAGCACCCAGGCTACCGGCGACGTCTTTCGAGCGAAGCCGGCGGAGTGCAAGACCCGGTAGCCTTGAACGGCAAGCGCGGGTGGGAAGTGAATCCTCTTTCGTTCCGGAGCATGACGCCCCGAAGCCCGCCAAAGTCTAACAGAAAGCAAGGCGAAGTGACGACTCAGGGCCACGAGGCAGACCACGAGCGGGAAGAGCGCTGGGCACGGCAGGAGGAAGCGGCGGCATCAGCCACCCGCGACATCGCCGATGTGCCCGCCGTCGAGGTGATCACCACGGCCGCCGTCCACCTGATGAGCGCCGGTGCGGTGAAGCTCGGTCTCGCCGATGATCCCGACGCCGCAGCGCAGCTCGACCTCGACGAGGCCCGCAAGCTGATCAACGCTCTCGCGGGGCTCATCACCGCAGGCGCCCCCGAGATCAGCGACATGCACGCCCGGTCGTTGCGCGACGGACTCCGGTCGCTCCAGCTCGCCTTCCGTGAAGCCTCCGTGATCCCCGACCCGATCGGCAAGGGCCCGGGCGAGAAGTGGACGGGTCCGGTCAACTAGCTCTCGGGGGCTCCGCAGGCCGGGACGTCGCTTCGCGGTCGCGCCGGTTGACAGCGGTGAGAGCGATGGAGGGGAAATCAGACGCTGCGGCGGAGCTTGACGGTCAGGGAGTCCGCCAGGACGGCGATGCGGTCGTCGGATGCCCAGCGCTGAGCCAGGCGGGACAACACGGCATCCAGCACCTCGCGCTCCAGCCCGTCGACGAGCTCCAGGACCACGATGAGCTCCGGACCCCGGAGCCGAGCATCCGGATCTCCGGCGGCGACAGCCACGTCGATGACGGCGAGCTCATGCGCGACGCTCTCCTGGAGCGCGCTGAACACCTCCGGCGACAGGAAACTCGGCTCCCAGGCATGCCCCTGCGCCACCGCCCAGACGGCCGGACGCCGGAACACGAACTCGGTGTCGGACGTCGGATCGAGCACGATGAGATCGGTGTCCTCCGCGGATGCCGCCAAGGCAGCGCGCAACGCCTCGACCGGGATCGGTCGCGCCGTGGGGTCCCACTTCTGCATCGCCTCGACCGAGGAGAAGACCGGTTGCACCCGGCGACCGTCCGGGGCCGCGACCGTCACGATCGACAGTTCCTGCGTCTTGTCGACCGCGAGACCGCTGGGCGCGACACCCTCCTCGCCCTTCTCCGCGATCAGAGGGATCAGAACGCGGGCGGAGCGGAAGGCATCGACGACCTCGACCTGACTGCCCTCGCCCGCGCGGAAGCGCAGCAGCGCACCAAGCAGGGCGGGGTCTGCGGAGCCGTCATCAGCCGCGTGAGGGTTCGACTCGAAGCTGCGCCCCTCCCAGGGCACCCCTGCGGAGTCGCCGTGGTTCACGGCACCGTGACCGTGATCACCGTGACCGCAGGCGTCGTCAGTCCCCTGCGACATCCAGCGCCTCAGCCAGCGTGAACGCTCCGGCGTACAGAGCCTTGCCGACGATGGCGCCCTCGACGCCCAGTGGCACCAGCTCGCGCAGCGCCGCGATGTCGTCGAGGCTCGAGATGCCGCCCGAGGCGACGACCGGCTTGGGGGTGCGCGAGGCGACCTCGCGCAGGAGTTCGATGTTCGGTCCGCGCAGCGTGCCGTCCTTGGTGACATCGGTCACCACGTAGCGGCTGCATCCGGCGTCCTCGAGGCGGTCGAGCACCTCCCAGAGGTCTCCACCCTCCTTGGTCCAGCCGCGCGCCGCCAAGGTCGTGCCGCGCACGTCCAGTCCGACCGCGATCGCCTCGCCGTAGCGTCCGATCACGTCGGCGGCCCACTCGGGGTTCTCGAGGGCGGCGGTTCCGAGGTTGATGCGGGTCGCACCGCTCTCGAGCGCCGCCTCGAGCGTCGCGTCATCGCGGATGCCGCCCGAGAGCTCGATGTTGACCCCACGGAACTGCTTGATGACCTTGCGCAGGATGGGCGCGTTGCTCCCGCGACCGAATGCGGCGTCGAGGTCGACGAGGTGGATCCACTGCGCGCCCTGCGACACCCACTCGCCCGCCGCGTCGATCGGGTCGCCGTAGTTGGTCTCGGTG
The sequence above is drawn from the Candidatus Microbacterium colombiense genome and encodes:
- the priA gene encoding bifunctional 1-(5-phosphoribosyl)-5-((5-phosphoribosylamino)methylideneamino)imidazole-4-carboxamide isomerase/phosphoribosylanthranilate isomerase PriA, which produces MNDFAQSPSLTLLPAVDVAGGKAVRLTQGEAGTETNYGDPIDAAGEWVSQGAQWIHLVDLDAAFGRGSNAPILRKVIKQFRGVNIELSGGIRDDATLEAALESGATRINLGTAALENPEWAADVIGRYGEAIAVGLDVRGTTLAARGWTKEGGDLWEVLDRLEDAGCSRYVVTDVTKDGTLRGPNIELLREVASRTPKPVVASGGISSLDDIAALRELVPLGVEGAIVGKALYAGAFTLAEALDVAGD
- the infC gene encoding translation initiation factor IF-3; this translates as MSDPRTNERIRVPEVRLVGPAGEQIGVVRIEAALRLAQEADLDLVEVAPNSKPPVVKIMDYGKFKYEAAQKEKEARRNQANTILKEVRFRLKIEAHDYTTKLKRAEGFLKAGDKVKAMILFRGREQSRPEQGVRLLRKFAEDVAELGTVESNPTIDGRNMVMVVAPLKSKSEAKQEQNAVRDAQRADKKQAARDAKSDAPAEAPAE
- a CDS encoding DUF1844 domain-containing protein, which translates into the protein MTPRSPPKSNRKQGEVTTQGHEADHEREERWARQEEAAASATRDIADVPAVEVITTAAVHLMSAGAVKLGLADDPDAAAQLDLDEARKLINALAGLITAGAPEISDMHARSLRDGLRSLQLAFREASVIPDPIGKGPGEKWTGPVN
- a CDS encoding amino acid ABC transporter ATP-binding protein encodes the protein MTSGTALVVVKNVQKHYGDFQALTDIDLTVNSGEVVVVIGPSGSGKSTLCRTINRLETITSGSIRIDGKELPAEGKGLANLRADVGMVFQSFNLFAHLTILENVTLGPIKVRGLKKADAEKEAMALLERVGIAKQASKLPAQLSGGQQQRVAIARALAMHPKVMLFDEPTSALDPEMINEVLDVMVDLAHEGMTMIVVTHEMGFARKAADRVVFMADGRIVEEATPEEFFTNPSSDRAKDFLSKLLTH
- a CDS encoding HAMP domain-containing sensor histidine kinase, coding for MRNRLVIVFLVPLIAILLSLGGATGLSAARSIQQELYTEQFADLGYFVTSARQALRSGSETVVEGEARRFQAVYGIEVVVFDLSGAIWATSDPAVEVLDEDQSERVRLALSGRRAEAPEPALPWIIPDAAVVEPVLDDGDVIGAVMITADVEAPRAAILQQALVLTAIAVVSIALGVLLVFQLARWVLSPVRRLDEAMIAIERGEMDARVSEDTGPPELRRMTRVFNDMAEEIERVLTRQQEFAMNASHELRNPLNALLLRVEHLSTGLGPEWEDDVEETREEGRRMARILETLLGLARRGQADSMFSAVDLALMVSHRADAWRDVAGQRGIVFRVAADGAVMSVTDRTIVESALDAVIDNAVKFSPDGAVVDIGARRAGGAGEITVRDHGPGLPADEVDSATDRFWRSADSGDTPGSGLGLAIATDLLASIGGELTVSSPEGGGLMISLRVADGAAG
- a CDS encoding RNA methyltransferase, with the protein product MLENPRSPRVRAVAKLTKRSARTETGLFLLEGPQAVREALMYRPEAIVELFATPAGWDRHPDIRANAATADVHVEFVTEYVLNAMADTVTPQGLVAVVRQTPTSVRDIFAAGPRLVAICEEIRDPGNLGTIIRAADAAGADAVVLTGRTVDPYNPKVVRATTGSMFHLPVSVAGDLSDVIDRAHEAGLRILAADVKGDDLLAARAEGVLAEPTAWLFGNEARGLEDEALDLADRVLKLPIFGRAESLNLATAASVCLYESAFAQRAAAG
- the rpmI gene encoding 50S ribosomal protein L35 yields the protein MPKQKTHSGAKKRFKITGSGKLKKQQAGMRHNLEHKSSRRTRRLNQDQVLSKADTKVAKKLLGR
- a CDS encoding response regulator transcription factor, translating into MEDDERVAAALDAFLARSGYATVRAADGASALDLIDADTEVVLLDLGLPDVDGIDLCRRIRARSDVPIVVVTARSQVTERIKGLRAGADDFVVKPYDVHELLARIEAVTRRSRAVRPDSDARVSVLGGAVQVDLVGRQLLVDDVPVELTRKEFDIVAVLARYPGVAVPKERLIREVWNTDWRGFGHSLEVHIGAIRRKTGERALVETVRGVGYRLAGA
- the rplT gene encoding 50S ribosomal protein L20 yields the protein MARVKRAVNAHKKRRVILERAKGYRGQRSRLYRKAKEQVIHSLVYSYRDRRKRKGDFRRLWIQRINAAARQNGMTYNRLIQGLGLAGVTVDRRMLADLAVNDAATFTTLVETAKKALPSDVNAPKSAA
- a CDS encoding TAXI family TRAP transporter solute-binding subunit, with the protein product MRILAATVCVAVIAMLGACSQRASEWSGQTYEIASGGTTGVYFDYGTHLADELSQNLGIDAVSEETNGSVENLLRIGSGDAVLGFAQGDAAADAVAGAGAFDEPIAVRALARLYDEYLHVVVRADSDVEGITDLAGKRVSLGAENSGVNVIASRVLDAAGVDSSTVQNPQLDLQESISAMERAEIDGFFWVGGLPTPGIQELATDLPVRLLPVEQEWVNAVNSRYSDAYRPADFPAGTYGLTESSPTMAVPNYLITAASTPDDVVRDILVVLFDSRSRMAAEVPAAALLNRRQAIFTAPVELHPGAVAFYRDTRR
- a CDS encoding SseB family protein; this translates as MSQGTDDACGHGDHGHGAVNHGDSAGVPWEGRSFESNPHAADDGSADPALLGALLRFRAGEGSQVEVVDAFRSARVLIPLIAEKGEEGVAPSGLAVDKTQELSIVTVAAPDGRRVQPVFSSVEAMQKWDPTARPIPVEALRAALAASAEDTDLIVLDPTSDTEFVFRRPAVWAVAQGHAWEPSFLSPEVFSALQESVAHELAVIDVAVAAGDPDARLRGPELIVVLELVDGLEREVLDAVLSRLAQRWASDDRIAVLADSLTVKLRRSV